A DNA window from Gammaproteobacteria bacterium contains the following coding sequences:
- a CDS encoding CDP-alcohol phosphatidyltransferase family protein translates to MYARSSVAFDALRRLHDAVVAVALLTAVLAVVAVVAQRGFALRGLYVPLVLAAFLAGAVVALLTAARQLHGTFGAANHVTLARGALTSLVGGLLVAESSTPVLWFAIAVAGAALALDGLDGSLARRRGVVTAFGARFDMETDALTILVLAALVWRFGKADAWVLLIGLMRYAFVAAGSRLPWMRAPLPPSRRRQTVCVLQVAALLLCLAPFTSPARSTVLAAAALAALVASFAIDTAWLARRAASARV, encoded by the coding sequence ATGTACGCCCGCTCATCCGTCGCGTTCGACGCTCTTCGCCGGCTTCACGATGCCGTCGTCGCCGTGGCGTTGCTGACGGCCGTCCTCGCCGTCGTCGCCGTGGTCGCGCAACGCGGCTTCGCGTTGCGCGGCCTGTACGTGCCGCTGGTCCTCGCGGCCTTTCTCGCCGGCGCCGTCGTCGCGCTGCTCACGGCCGCCCGGCAGCTGCACGGAACCTTCGGTGCGGCCAACCACGTGACGCTCGCGCGCGGCGCGCTGACGTCGCTCGTCGGCGGGCTCCTCGTCGCCGAGAGCTCGACGCCGGTCCTGTGGTTCGCGATCGCCGTCGCGGGCGCGGCGCTCGCGCTCGACGGCCTCGATGGATCGCTCGCACGGCGTCGAGGCGTCGTCACTGCGTTCGGCGCCCGCTTCGACATGGAGACGGATGCGCTCACGATTCTCGTGCTCGCGGCGCTCGTCTGGCGATTCGGCAAGGCGGACGCATGGGTGCTGCTGATCGGTCTGATGCGCTACGCCTTCGTCGCGGCCGGCAGCCGCCTGCCGTGGATGCGCGCGCCGCTGCCGCCGAGCCGGCGCCGGCAAACGGTGTGCGTCCTGCAGGTCGCGGCGCTGCTGCTGTGCCTCGCGCCGTTCACGTCGCCGGCCCGAAGCACGGTGCTCGCGGCGGCCGCGCTCGCGGCGCTCGTCGCGTCGTTCGCGATCGACACCGCCTGGCTCGCCCGCCGAGCCGCTTCGGCCCGCGTCTGA
- a CDS encoding zinc-binding alcohol dehydrogenase: MTTKAPGGEARAFWVAAPGRGEIRAEALRAPGTEEVLVETLYSGISRGTEVLVFEGRVPPSEHGRMRAPFQNGDFPGPVKYGYASVGRVEAGPSALEGRTVFCLHPHQTRFVVPAAAVHPLPDGVPPERAVLAANLETAVNGLWDAAPVIGDRIAVVGAGTVGCLAAWLAAGIRGCAVELVDIDGGKAAAAAALGVRFASPDEAAGDADVVIHASGTAGGLTVALGLAAFEAKVVELSWYGAGPVAAPLGEAFHSRRLALVSSQVGTVAMRRRARRTPAQRLALALELLRDPRLDALITGESPFESLPAVMSELSRSPAGALCHRIRYAAGR; encoded by the coding sequence ATGACGACGAAGGCGCCCGGCGGCGAAGCACGCGCGTTCTGGGTCGCGGCGCCCGGGCGCGGCGAAATCCGAGCCGAGGCGCTGCGGGCGCCGGGCACGGAGGAGGTGCTCGTCGAGACGCTGTACTCCGGCATCAGCCGGGGAACCGAGGTCTTGGTCTTCGAAGGGCGCGTGCCGCCGTCGGAGCATGGGCGAATGAGGGCCCCGTTCCAAAACGGCGATTTCCCGGGGCCGGTCAAGTACGGCTACGCAAGCGTCGGCCGTGTCGAGGCGGGACCGTCCGCTCTCGAGGGCCGCACGGTCTTCTGCCTCCACCCGCACCAGACTCGATTCGTCGTGCCGGCCGCGGCCGTGCATCCGCTGCCGGACGGCGTGCCGCCCGAGCGGGCCGTGCTCGCGGCGAACCTCGAGACGGCGGTGAACGGGCTCTGGGATGCCGCACCCGTCATCGGCGACCGGATCGCCGTCGTCGGCGCGGGGACCGTCGGCTGCCTTGCGGCCTGGCTCGCTGCCGGCATCCGGGGCTGCGCGGTGGAGCTCGTCGACATCGACGGCGGCAAGGCCGCGGCGGCGGCCGCGCTCGGCGTGCGCTTCGCCTCGCCCGACGAGGCTGCCGGCGACGCCGACGTCGTGATTCACGCGAGCGGCACTGCCGGCGGCCTCACGGTCGCGCTCGGGCTCGCCGCGTTCGAGGCGAAGGTCGTCGAGCTCAGCTGGTACGGCGCCGGGCCCGTCGCCGCGCCGCTCGGCGAGGCCTTCCACAGCCGCCGGCTGGCGCTCGTCTCGTCCCAGGTCGGCACCGTCGCCATGCGCCGGCGCGCCCGCCGGACGCCGGCGCAGCGCCTCGCGCTCGCGCTCGAGCTGCTGCGCGACCCGCGCCTCGACGCGCTGATCACCGGCGAGAGCCCGTTCGAGTCGCTGCCGGCCGTGATGAGCGAGCTCAGCCGCTCGCCGGCCGGCGCGCTGTGTCATCGGATCCGCTACGCGGCCGGGAGGTGA
- a CDS encoding sulfatase-like hydrolase/transferase: MIRSAMSWAGLAAALALLDFALTFDNVWPTLWIVPRASLSIEIALLVLGLAAAGAIGRGPSRRVVTVLAAVLCAMAVGRYAEVTTAALYGRPIHLYFDAPHVPHVAAMLAKVAAPWQLGAGFAVAAVLVAAVFLGLRRAIGRVAAAASAPEERRVLFVSAAAVAALYALVRAGLPLPDPFSSPVTGTWARQVRLFADAMAADREGRLLPPPVDFGDGPLPAVRGADVVVAFVESYGAVGFDRPDIAAAVTDARRRLADAVAGTGRQAVSAFVESPTFAGASWLAHASFLSGLRVDNGGAYETLLARGGDTFAARLERSGYRTVAVMPGLRESWPEGDAFGFDTIADAEALDWRGPEFGWWRIPDQYVLGKLDDLGVGDGRGPASFVLLATISTHVPFRPTPPYQPDWSRLETGRPYDEAPLGASLAARPEWLNLGPAYADSLRYAYDVWAGFLAEHAGDDLVLILLGDHQPAASVAGRGARRDVPMHVITSRPAILASLRDAGFTPGLEPRGSAIAEMHRIPELLLDAFAAEASVAAPRKPPPAPDLPPAYAPGGP; this comes from the coding sequence GTGATCCGATCCGCGATGAGCTGGGCCGGCCTCGCCGCCGCGCTGGCGCTGCTCGATTTCGCGCTCACGTTCGACAACGTCTGGCCGACCCTCTGGATCGTCCCGCGAGCTTCGCTGTCGATCGAGATCGCGCTGCTCGTGCTCGGGCTCGCCGCGGCCGGGGCGATCGGGCGGGGTCCGTCGCGTCGCGTCGTGACGGTGCTCGCGGCCGTGCTCTGTGCGATGGCGGTCGGGCGTTACGCCGAGGTGACGACGGCGGCGCTGTACGGTCGGCCGATCCATCTCTATTTCGACGCACCGCATGTTCCGCACGTCGCCGCGATGCTCGCGAAGGTCGCGGCCCCCTGGCAGCTCGGCGCCGGCTTCGCCGTGGCTGCCGTGCTCGTCGCGGCGGTGTTCCTCGGTTTGCGGCGCGCGATCGGGCGCGTCGCGGCCGCCGCCTCGGCGCCGGAAGAGCGGCGCGTGCTCTTTGTTTCCGCGGCCGCGGTCGCCGCGCTCTACGCGCTCGTCCGCGCCGGCCTGCCGCTCCCGGATCCGTTCTCCTCGCCCGTCACCGGCACTTGGGCCCGGCAGGTTCGGCTCTTCGCCGACGCGATGGCCGCGGACCGCGAAGGCCGGCTGCTGCCGCCGCCGGTCGATTTCGGCGACGGTCCGCTGCCGGCCGTTCGCGGCGCCGACGTCGTCGTCGCGTTCGTCGAGTCGTACGGCGCGGTGGGCTTCGACCGGCCGGACATCGCGGCCGCGGTGACGGATGCCCGCCGCCGGCTGGCGGACGCCGTCGCCGGCACCGGCCGGCAGGCCGTGTCCGCGTTCGTCGAGTCGCCGACGTTCGCCGGCGCGTCGTGGCTCGCGCATGCGAGCTTTCTGTCCGGGCTTCGCGTCGACAACGGCGGCGCTTACGAAACGCTGCTCGCGCGAGGCGGCGACACGTTCGCCGCGCGGCTCGAGCGGAGCGGCTACCGCACCGTCGCCGTGATGCCGGGGCTGCGCGAGAGCTGGCCGGAGGGCGACGCCTTCGGCTTCGACACGATCGCGGACGCCGAGGCGCTCGATTGGCGGGGGCCCGAGTTCGGCTGGTGGCGTATCCCGGATCAGTACGTGCTCGGGAAGCTCGACGATCTCGGCGTCGGCGACGGCCGCGGACCGGCGTCGTTCGTGCTGCTCGCGACGATCAGCACGCACGTGCCGTTTCGGCCGACGCCGCCCTATCAGCCGGACTGGTCCCGTCTCGAGACCGGCCGTCCTTACGACGAGGCGCCGCTCGGCGCGAGCCTCGCCGCGCGGCCCGAATGGCTGAACCTCGGGCCGGCCTACGCCGATTCGCTCCGCTATGCGTACGACGTGTGGGCCGGCTTTCTGGCCGAGCATGCCGGCGACGACCTGGTGCTGATCCTGCTCGGCGATCATCAGCCCGCCGCGAGCGTCGCCGGCCGCGGCGCGCGTCGGGACGTGCCGATGCACGTGATCACGAGCCGCCCCGCGATCCTCGCGTCGCTCCGCGACGCCGGGTTCACGCCCGGTCTCGAGCCGCGCGGGTCGGCGATCGCCGAGATGCACCGGATTCCGGAGTTGCTGCTCGACGCGTTCGCGGCGGAAGCTTCGGTCGCGGCGCCGCGGAAGCCGCCGCCCGCGCCGGATCTTCCGCCGGCTTACGCTCCCGGCGGCCCCTGA